The following are from one region of the Bactrocera oleae isolate idBacOlea1 chromosome 6, idBacOlea1, whole genome shotgun sequence genome:
- the LOC106616602 gene encoding uncharacterized protein, with amino-acid sequence MSSSESEDSEREMQTDDEEQEEPDLDASDTESDEDDEMDNESPKKLSLEEKVAEDITKKYAERQGKQLYIRFPYKLPEDDDEFQKVAKALSPLIVKAHKPRQKHARFCLVDFDSREDRDTALKAIKTATKTGGTKVVVSIPRTESDEFVQELVQRKVNTLEKKKAKARLRRASKLALRSKNFTSSIVITNLPQSASAGEVRRLFPSAVDVHIKPRKGKLIASSIATITLPSTMEARAAMKKKQSLGGTELIVRFDTHQAKKSGGKAKKNNKKKSSNSESTKDGMKVYN; translated from the coding sequence atgtctTCTTCTGAAAGTGAAGATTCCGAGAGAGAGATGCAAACAGATGACGAGGAGCAGGAGGAACCAGATTTAGATGCTAGCGATACCGAATCTGATGAAGACGATGAGATGGATAATGAATCCCCCAAGAAACTATCGCTTGAGGAAAAGGTTGCAGAAGatatcacaaaaaaatatgctGAACGTCAGGGCAAACAATTGTATATAAGATTCCCATATAAACTGCCCGAAGATGATGATGAGTTCCAGAAAGTGGCCAAAGCTTTATCTCCATTAATAGTGAAAGCACATAAGCCACGACAAAAGCATGCACGTTTTTGCTTGGTTGATTTCGATTCACGTGAAGATCGCGATACCGCCttgaaagctataaaaacagcaacaaaaacggGCGGCACAAAAGTAGTTGTCTCAATACCACGCACCGAGAGCGATGAATTTGTGCAAGAATTAGTACAACGTAAAGTGAATACGTTGGAAAAGAAAAAGGCTAAAGCGCGTTTGAGACGTGCTAGCAAATTAGCATTGCGTTCGAAGAATTTCACATCCTCCATTGTTATAACAAACTTACCACAAAGCGCCTCAGCGGGAGAAGTACGTAGATTATTCCCAAGTGCTGTCGATGTACATATAAAACCACGCAAAGGCAAACTGATCGCTTCCAGTATAGCGACGATCACGTTACCCTCAACAATGGAGGCGCGAGCAGCTATGAAAAAGAAACAATCATTAGGTGGAACAGAGCTCATTGTACGTTTCGATACACATCAAGCGAAAAAGAGCGGTggtaaagcgaaaaaaaataacaaaaagaagtCTTCAAATTCTGAGTCTACAAAGGATGGAATGaaagtatataattaa
- the LOC106616604 gene encoding transmembrane protein 50A, translating to MAILENIKELFTSETARNKNSALISGFLFFSGWWVLIDAMSVDSHKQITTGHVFIGVFGTISFFMVNTVKNSHISEENTSESGARLAKIYLLIGFVMGFASIIAAIWVMIDDFINNNKKDNWPGVALLMQNVFILIGSLVYKFGRNEEDWNE from the exons ATGGctatattagaaaatataaaggAATTGTTTACCTCAGAGACAGCTCGTAATAAAAATTCAGCCTTAATTTCTGGGTTTCTG tttttttctggCTGGTGGGTTCTGATCGATGCTATGTCAGTAGACAGCCACAAACAAATAACCACCGGACATGTTTTCATAGGAGTTTTCGGTACAATCAGCTTCTTTATGGTAAACACCGTAAAGAACTCGCAT ATTTCGGAGGAAAACACATCCGAGTCCGGAGCACGTCTTGCAAAAATTTATCTGCTTATTGGTTTCGTTATGGGATTTGCTTCGATAATAGCGGCAATCTGGGTTATGATTGATGACTTTATCAATAACA ATAAAAAGGACAATTGGCCAGGTGTAGCTCTTCTAATGCAGAATGTATTTATTCTTATTGGGAGCCTAGTATACAAATTTGGCCGAAATGAGGAAGACTGGAACGAGTAA
- the vsg gene encoding sialomucin core protein 24, with amino-acid sequence MKSSVRGLLLCCLLAGVFSSVYCQESSNATLSTNKANETTPITTMDGTEKTTTTETITTITATPDQNITTSIKPAPDTNTTVTPIPITTTPASNSTTVTPIPITTTPASNSTTVTPIPITTTPASNSTTVTPTPAPTTTTPPPTTSTPPPTTSTPPPTTPPTNSTTSSTTTTTTTTPAPPTPRPPCNHFDFPSFIGGIVLTLGILAISLVAYKFYKARNERNYHTL; translated from the exons ATGAAATCATCGGTGAGAGGTTTACTTTTGTGCTGCCTTTTGGCAGGAGTATTCTCATCGGTTTACTGTCAAG AATCTAGCAATGCTACGCTTTCGACAAATAAAGCCAACGAAACAACTCCAATTACAACTATGGATGGCACAGAAAAAACAACCACAACGGAGACAATCACTACAATTACAGCAACTCCAGATCAAAACATAACCACTTCAATTAAACCCGCACCTGATACGAACACAACTGTAACACCAATACCAATCACTACCACTCCCGCTAGTAATTCCACAACTGTAACACCAATACCAATCACTACCACTCCCGCTAGTAATTCCACAACTGTAACACCAATACCAATCACTACCACTCCCGCTAGTAATTCCACAACTGTAACACCAACTCCGGCACCTACCACAACAACTCCACCACCGACCACATCAACTCCACCACCTACCACATCAACTCCACCACCTACAACACCTCCCACCAACTCAACCACCAGCAGCAccactactacaacaacaacaacaccggcTCCGCCAACTCCCCGCCCACCATGCAATCACTTTGACTTTCCATCCTTCATCGGTGGCATTGTTTTGACTTTGGGTATTTTAGCGATCAGTTTGGTCGCTTATAAATTCTACAAGGCACGTAATGAACGTAACTATCATACCCTTTGA